A section of the Gloeobacter violaceus PCC 7421 genome encodes:
- a CDS encoding polysaccharide biosynthesis/export family protein: MVKASFQLVSVLAALVLVAPVFAQHAAPPVFDLGASQDGYLLGPGDRLNIKVFGSEEFSGVQLVLPDGTVNMPLVGAVPAINQTVPELSALLERRLATYVKKPRVAVRVEAFRPLRIAVSGEVLQPGPRQIQSLLTTGSTPNQTASTLPTLTSALAAAGGVSNQADVSQIRVSRRTSEGQVVEKRVDLWQTLEQGRTEEDILLKDGDAIFVPKVSPGSTIDSRLLVRTTLAPGKIRVRIFGEVNKAGTQELDARATVVDAVASAGGLTNFAAPDAVEVASLEPDGRVTNRTINVNAAIGGDAAQNVQLRDQDAVIVRRSAGGEMLNALNVFAAPISTVANLFFIFRNFYRY; this comes from the coding sequence ATGGTGAAAGCCTCGTTCCAGTTGGTAAGCGTACTGGCGGCGCTGGTTCTGGTCGCTCCGGTCTTTGCCCAGCACGCGGCACCGCCAGTGTTTGATCTGGGCGCGTCGCAGGACGGCTACTTGCTCGGGCCGGGGGATCGGCTCAACATCAAGGTCTTCGGCTCCGAAGAATTTAGCGGCGTGCAACTGGTGCTCCCGGACGGCACGGTGAATATGCCCCTGGTAGGAGCAGTGCCCGCCATCAACCAGACCGTACCGGAATTGAGCGCGCTGTTGGAGAGAAGACTGGCGACCTACGTCAAGAAGCCGCGCGTCGCAGTGCGGGTCGAAGCTTTTCGGCCCTTGCGTATCGCGGTCTCGGGCGAGGTGCTCCAGCCGGGGCCGCGCCAGATCCAGTCGCTGCTTACCACCGGCAGTACCCCCAACCAGACGGCGAGCACCCTGCCCACGCTCACCTCGGCTTTGGCGGCGGCGGGCGGGGTCAGTAACCAGGCCGACGTCAGCCAGATCCGCGTCTCACGCCGCACCTCCGAAGGCCAGGTGGTCGAAAAGCGCGTCGATCTCTGGCAGACGCTGGAGCAGGGGCGCACAGAAGAAGACATCCTTCTCAAAGACGGTGACGCCATCTTCGTGCCTAAAGTGAGCCCGGGCAGCACCATCGACAGCCGCCTGCTGGTGCGCACCACCCTCGCCCCCGGCAAGATCCGCGTGCGAATCTTCGGCGAAGTCAACAAAGCCGGCACCCAGGAACTCGATGCCCGGGCCACCGTCGTCGACGCGGTCGCCTCCGCCGGGGGGCTCACCAACTTTGCCGCCCCCGATGCCGTCGAAGTGGCTTCGCTGGAACCCGACGGACGGGTCACCAACCGCACGATCAACGTCAATGCCGCCATCGGAGGCGACGCCGCCCAGAATGTCCAACTGCGCGATCAAGACGCCGTGATCGTCCGCAGAAGCGCCGGAGGCGAAATGCTCAATGCCCTGAATGTCTTTGCCGCACCGATCAGCACGGTGGCCAATTTGTTTTTTATCTTCCGCAACTTCTACCGCTACTGA
- a CDS encoding tetratricopeptide repeat protein, whose protein sequence is MRAFWGWLVLCLAAGLFAAEIARAAPGPAVPPPKALEEQVRAALKAQPREPRLWNNLGVSLRRQGRNAEAISAYRQAVRLDSKYADAYSNLAVALTAIGRHDEALGAIRTALKLDRDNPVYRLNLATVYEGLGRDGEAAIEYRAYLQRAGESAAVYERLAKIQQKLGRNAQARTSRQKAVDLEPENGAYRLAYGQALAAAGQDFAAIAQLEAAVRLKAMDARSWLLLATLYNGQQQTDAAAAALREAAALDPGSARVQNDLGVTLSKLKLTDQAAEALNRAVTLAPSYAEAWSNLGVVLRGQGKMNEAEQAYQRALGIESRLPQIYNNLGVLYLESERVQEAVPQFQQALVLEPGYWEARRNLAMALGRLGKWGAAADQLKLALEAAQVPSALITQVQADLQKLQEASR, encoded by the coding sequence ATGCGTGCGTTCTGGGGATGGCTGGTACTCTGTCTTGCGGCCGGGCTGTTCGCCGCCGAAATCGCCCGGGCGGCACCCGGACCGGCAGTGCCGCCCCCCAAGGCCCTCGAAGAGCAGGTGCGCGCCGCCCTCAAGGCCCAGCCCAGGGAGCCGCGGCTCTGGAACAACCTGGGGGTGAGCCTGAGGCGCCAGGGCCGCAATGCCGAGGCGATCAGCGCCTACCGCCAGGCGGTGCGTCTCGACAGCAAGTACGCCGACGCCTACAGCAATCTGGCGGTCGCCCTCACGGCCATCGGTCGCCACGACGAGGCGCTGGGCGCTATCCGCACGGCCCTCAAGCTCGACCGCGACAACCCGGTCTACCGCCTCAACCTGGCCACGGTCTACGAAGGGTTGGGCCGCGACGGCGAGGCGGCTATCGAGTACCGGGCCTATTTGCAGCGGGCCGGGGAGTCGGCCGCGGTCTACGAGCGGCTCGCCAAGATTCAGCAGAAGCTCGGGCGCAACGCCCAGGCGCGCACCAGCCGACAAAAAGCCGTGGACCTGGAGCCTGAAAACGGCGCTTACCGCCTCGCCTACGGCCAGGCCCTCGCCGCCGCCGGTCAGGATTTTGCCGCCATCGCCCAGCTGGAGGCGGCGGTACGCCTCAAAGCGATGGACGCGCGCTCCTGGTTGCTGCTGGCAACCCTCTACAACGGCCAGCAGCAGACCGATGCGGCGGCGGCGGCACTGCGCGAGGCTGCAGCCCTCGACCCAGGCTCCGCCCGCGTCCAGAACGATCTGGGCGTGACCCTCAGCAAACTCAAACTCACCGACCAGGCCGCCGAGGCCCTGAACCGCGCCGTCACCCTCGCCCCCAGCTACGCCGAAGCCTGGAGCAACCTCGGAGTGGTCCTGAGAGGGCAGGGTAAGATGAATGAGGCCGAGCAAGCCTACCAGCGCGCCCTGGGCATCGAAAGCAGGCTGCCGCAGATTTATAACAATCTCGGTGTGCTCTACCTGGAGAGCGAGCGCGTCCAGGAAGCTGTACCCCAGTTCCAACAGGCCCTTGTCCTTGAACCTGGCTACTGGGAAGCGCGTCGGAATCTGGCGATGGCCCTGGGCCGACTCGGCAAGTGGGGAGCTGCGGCCGACCAGCTCAAATTGGCGCTCGAAGCGGCGCAGGTTCCGTCCGCGCTCATCACCCAGGTGCAGGCGGATTTGCAAAAACTACAGGAGGCATCGCGTTGA
- a CDS encoding tyrosine-protein phosphatase has translation MIDLHVHLFPGIDDGPKDWDIALALARKAYEGGIRTATITPHHMPGTYENTAEQIQSYVRELQAVYDREGIGIKLLPGQEAYPEGDLRERYERGELQTLAGGSYLLVDLPQQDCPFYMEQLLFSLQAKGVLPILAHPERNRTLRHHPERLEEIIRSGVRAVMSAGSMHGAYGPSAQKASHDFLRRGLIQVVASDAHHPEGPAFFPLQNRPLVESLIGPDRAWEVMERNPQWVLESKEIPAPIYERESSETAKKKSGGFWSRLFARV, from the coding sequence TTGATTGATCTGCACGTGCACCTTTTCCCGGGGATCGACGACGGCCCGAAAGATTGGGATATCGCCCTGGCGCTTGCCCGCAAAGCCTACGAAGGGGGCATCCGCACAGCGACGATTACCCCCCACCATATGCCCGGTACCTACGAGAACACCGCCGAGCAAATCCAGAGCTACGTGCGCGAACTGCAGGCGGTCTACGACCGCGAGGGCATCGGCATCAAGCTGTTGCCTGGGCAGGAAGCCTACCCCGAGGGGGATCTGCGCGAGCGCTACGAACGGGGCGAACTGCAGACCCTGGCGGGTGGATCCTATTTGCTGGTCGATCTTCCCCAACAGGATTGCCCGTTCTATATGGAGCAGTTGCTCTTTTCGCTGCAGGCCAAGGGTGTGCTGCCCATCCTCGCCCACCCCGAGCGCAACCGCACCTTGCGCCACCACCCCGAGCGCCTCGAAGAAATCATCCGCTCCGGCGTGCGCGCGGTGATGAGCGCCGGCAGCATGCACGGCGCCTACGGACCTTCCGCCCAGAAGGCTTCCCACGACTTTCTGCGCCGCGGCCTGATCCAGGTAGTCGCCTCCGACGCCCACCACCCCGAGGGACCGGCTTTCTTCCCACTGCAGAACCGCCCGCTGGTCGAATCGCTCATTGGCCCCGATCGCGCCTGGGAAGTCATGGAGCGCAATCCCCAGTGGGTGCTCGAATCGAAAGAAATTCCCGCTCCCATCTACGAGCGCGAGTCGAGCGAGACCGCCAAGAAAAAAAGCGGCGGCTTCTGGTCGCGGTTGTTTGCGAGGGTCTAG
- a CDS encoding DUF3007 family protein: protein MRRIDAVYIGLGVLVAGGLLYLLLGLFGLSRIDAGLWSQLLLVVGLVVWVGSYVFRVFGRKMTFNTQMRDYKEAVLQKRREEQRSKAQGEPPKPGR, encoded by the coding sequence ATGCGCCGCATCGACGCCGTCTACATCGGCCTTGGAGTACTTGTGGCGGGCGGTCTGCTGTACCTGCTACTGGGTCTGTTCGGGCTGTCGCGCATCGATGCCGGGCTGTGGTCGCAACTATTGTTGGTGGTGGGCCTGGTCGTCTGGGTCGGCTCCTACGTTTTTCGGGTCTTCGGCCGCAAGATGACCTTCAACACCCAGATGCGCGACTACAAAGAGGCCGTCCTCCAGAAGCGCCGCGAGGAGCAACGGTCCAAGGCCCAGGGTGAACCGCCGAAGCCCGGTCGCTAG
- a CDS encoding phosphodiester glycosidase family protein → MKSRLRLWLAWFCCLLALGGGSPGMAAPTLGLNIGKRLDEFDIEHRLGVELLDALQPGVQPARFFGSRLDLTVTGGSLRTVDPEQVKRLTGATPRFTGTSQVQWLLPASRIVAVRASHSAEGERLVIELDRPAFYEVIPAESGLRLIVQAAPPPAQTAPTDGVQVTAGLQQTVIAVAGPPNAYPLLTTLGAPDRIVLDWRIAGRFERARAWGVGLVYREVRLVWEGLSQQLHLLEFDPARVRLGLLRPPSLGALAPLSALGNSQGAWGAVNGGFFNRNTREALGALRSDGQWWTGAVAGLPPRGAASWQDGRLDFDRLNWSAAIRTGDQTLPVGALNGTAAGAGLSVFTPEWGSLYLARAGETVAIARADRIESVVEPMADQIVSLPPDGLLLVARSEPLRTALRAVAAGTPVVLDVQPSGSGSLLGAGPLLVQNDKLVLDAQGERFRPDVRAPGVARTAIARRGSLGILAVAARNGWAAGLSLESWANLLLQQFQADDALNLDGGGSSGFYLGGRLRDRPEGSFERPVHNGLGLWLK, encoded by the coding sequence GTGAAATCCCGTTTGCGCCTCTGGCTGGCCTGGTTCTGCTGCTTGCTCGCCCTTGGCGGGGGATCGCCGGGGATGGCGGCACCGACGCTGGGTTTAAATATTGGCAAGAGACTCGACGAATTTGACATCGAGCACCGGTTGGGTGTCGAACTGCTCGATGCGCTCCAGCCAGGGGTACAACCGGCACGCTTTTTCGGCAGCCGCCTCGATCTGACGGTGACAGGCGGATCGTTGCGCACGGTGGACCCGGAGCAGGTAAAACGACTGACTGGGGCTACGCCGCGCTTTACCGGTACTTCCCAGGTGCAGTGGCTGCTGCCTGCAAGCCGGATTGTAGCGGTGCGCGCCTCCCACTCTGCCGAAGGCGAGCGGCTGGTGATTGAACTCGATAGACCCGCTTTTTACGAAGTGATCCCTGCCGAGTCCGGGCTGCGGTTGATTGTGCAGGCCGCGCCACCGCCTGCGCAGACGGCCCCTACAGATGGAGTGCAGGTGACAGCAGGGCTGCAGCAGACCGTCATCGCCGTCGCGGGGCCACCGAACGCTTATCCGTTGCTCACCACCCTCGGCGCACCCGACCGCATCGTGCTCGACTGGCGTATCGCTGGCCGCTTCGAGCGCGCCCGGGCCTGGGGTGTGGGCCTGGTCTATCGCGAGGTACGCCTGGTTTGGGAGGGGCTCTCTCAGCAATTGCACCTGCTGGAATTTGACCCGGCCCGCGTGCGCCTCGGGCTGCTGCGGCCTCCCTCCCTGGGCGCTCTGGCCCCCCTGAGCGCTCTGGGAAATAGCCAGGGTGCCTGGGGAGCGGTCAACGGCGGCTTTTTCAACCGCAACACCCGCGAAGCGTTGGGTGCGCTGCGAAGCGACGGGCAGTGGTGGACCGGCGCTGTGGCGGGGTTGCCGCCCCGGGGAGCAGCAAGCTGGCAGGATGGGCGGCTGGATTTCGATCGACTCAACTGGTCCGCCGCCATCCGCACAGGCGATCAGACGCTCCCGGTCGGTGCACTGAACGGTACGGCGGCAGGTGCGGGGCTTTCGGTATTCACTCCCGAATGGGGATCGCTCTACCTGGCCCGCGCCGGTGAAACGGTGGCAATTGCCCGTGCCGACCGCATCGAAAGTGTCGTCGAACCGATGGCCGATCAAATCGTCTCGCTGCCGCCGGACGGTTTGCTGCTGGTGGCCCGCTCCGAGCCTTTGCGCACTGCGCTGCGGGCTGTAGCCGCCGGAACGCCGGTTGTCCTGGATGTTCAACCGTCCGGATCCGGTTCGCTTTTGGGAGCGGGACCGCTTCTGGTCCAAAACGACAAACTCGTCCTCGACGCGCAAGGGGAACGCTTTCGGCCGGACGTGCGCGCCCCCGGTGTCGCACGCACAGCCATCGCCCGGCGCGGCTCGCTGGGCATACTGGCTGTCGCCGCCCGCAATGGCTGGGCTGCCGGTCTATCGCTCGAATCGTGGGCCAACTTGCTTCTCCAGCAGTTTCAGGCTGACGATGCGCTCAATCTCGACGGCGGCGGTTCGAGCGGTTTCTACCTGGGCGGCCGTCTGCGCGACCGCCCGGAAGGATCTTTCGAGCGGCCTGTCCACAACGGTCTGGGTCTGTGGCTCAAATAA
- a CDS encoding DUF2945 domain-containing protein yields MTEEFKVGDRVEWHSSGGKSVGKIKKKLIDPIEIKGHKVAASKENPQFLVVSDKTGEEAAHKPESLKKVSEKSKS; encoded by the coding sequence ATGACCGAAGAATTCAAAGTTGGGGATCGTGTGGAGTGGCATAGCTCCGGCGGCAAATCTGTTGGAAAGATCAAGAAAAAGTTGATTGACCCCATAGAAATCAAAGGTCATAAGGTAGCGGCTTCTAAAGAGAACCCTCAGTTTCTTGTCGTTAGCGACAAAACCGGCGAAGAGGCTGCCCACAAGCCTGAGTCTCTTAAAAAAGTAAGCGAGAAATCCAAGTCATGA
- a CDS encoding DUF3140 domain-containing protein, with translation MTTDQKTIVADFQQVVNMSSKEIERWLATKESQSVGQKQDESESIGHQSGKKIIQILDKKGPDYTDDDVQHMQRVVSYVRRHSAQKPKGDIEHSRWRYSLMNWGHDPLKA, from the coding sequence ATGACCACTGACCAAAAGACCATCGTTGCCGACTTTCAGCAAGTCGTGAACATGTCGTCCAAGGAAATTGAGCGCTGGCTCGCCACGAAAGAATCGCAGTCCGTCGGTCAAAAGCAAGACGAAAGCGAATCGATCGGTCATCAATCAGGCAAGAAGATCATTCAAATTCTGGATAAGAAAGGACCCGATTACACCGACGATGATGTGCAACACATGCAGCGCGTGGTGAGCTATGTGCGGCGTCACAGCGCTCAAAAGCCCAAAGGAGACATCGAGCACAGCCGCTGGCGCTACTCGCTGATGAACTGGGGCCATGATCCGCTTAAAGCCTGA
- a CDS encoding DUF4142 domain-containing protein: MQPFLTRIALTTALAAVTAPGWPAGAQVEQTIIQRTETTTINSTNSQTDTRLLASMAEFGVRELALAEVALRRSKNPTVRQYASEVIAGHERNDKELQLLAADKNLTVPSTRKDLSARSQSKLRSLLDRMTVWSGERFDREYLNLAYSNQTEGLREYRAASAQAADADVRAYAERNLETLENQQAIAGAIAKRLAS; encoded by the coding sequence ATGCAACCATTCCTGACCAGGATTGCACTCACCACCGCTCTCGCAGCCGTGACCGCACCGGGCTGGCCTGCGGGCGCCCAGGTGGAGCAAACGATTATCCAGCGCACCGAGACCACCACAATCAACTCGACGAATTCACAGACAGACACCCGGTTGCTCGCCTCGATGGCCGAATTCGGGGTGCGCGAACTGGCGCTGGCGGAGGTAGCCCTCAGGCGCTCCAAAAACCCGACCGTCCGCCAGTACGCGAGTGAAGTGATAGCGGGCCATGAGCGCAACGACAAAGAACTGCAGCTGCTTGCCGCCGATAAAAACCTGACGGTGCCTTCGACCCGCAAAGACCTCTCGGCCCGCTCCCAAAGCAAACTGCGATCGCTGCTGGACCGCATGACCGTCTGGTCCGGGGAGCGCTTCGACCGGGAGTACCTCAACCTCGCCTACTCCAACCAGACAGAGGGGCTGCGTGAGTACCGTGCGGCCTCCGCGCAGGCCGCCGATGCCGATGTCCGGGCTTACGCCGAGCGCAATTTGGAGACCCTTGAGAACCAACAGGCGATCGCCGGTGCCATCGCCAAGCGGTTGGCGAGCTGA
- the miaA gene encoding tRNA (adenosine(37)-N6)-dimethylallyltransferase MiaA codes for MKKIVVVCGPTAAGKSQLGMHLAQHLGVPVLSADSRQVYREFDIGTAKPTREEQRRVEHCLIDVAWPTEHFNVARYRELADAEIDRLTRQGKPALLVGGSGLYLRAVSGGLEPPAVPPDPALRARLAVERLDALYQRLQQLDPESAGRIHPNDQVRIERALEVCLTTGQPLSAQRRLRARDFSLLALGVGSGREALVRRIEQRTHRMIEAGWLEEVEYLRAKYGPDLPLLSTLGYAELGAYLEERWDLAEALQQIVVHTRQFAKRQMTWFRAEPDVHWLDESAGRQTLEQQSIEQVERFLAG; via the coding sequence GTGAAAAAAATCGTCGTCGTCTGCGGCCCCACCGCCGCCGGCAAAAGCCAACTGGGAATGCATCTGGCCCAGCACCTGGGGGTACCGGTGCTGAGCGCCGATTCCCGGCAGGTCTACCGCGAGTTCGACATCGGCACTGCTAAACCGACCCGTGAAGAACAACGCCGCGTCGAGCACTGCCTCATCGATGTCGCCTGGCCCACGGAACATTTCAACGTGGCGCGCTACCGGGAACTGGCCGATGCGGAGATTGACCGGCTGACCCGGCAAGGCAAACCCGCCCTACTGGTGGGAGGCAGTGGTTTGTACCTGCGCGCGGTATCGGGCGGACTCGAACCGCCCGCCGTCCCCCCCGACCCGGCTTTGCGCGCCCGCCTGGCGGTTGAGCGGTTGGACGCACTTTACCAGCGACTTCAACAGCTCGATCCCGAATCCGCGGGGCGCATCCACCCCAACGACCAGGTGCGCATCGAGCGCGCCCTCGAAGTGTGCCTGACAACCGGCCAACCGCTGAGTGCCCAGCGCCGCCTGCGGGCGCGAGATTTTTCGCTCCTCGCCCTGGGGGTGGGCAGCGGCCGGGAAGCGCTGGTGCGCCGCATCGAGCAGCGCACCCACCGGATGATCGAAGCGGGTTGGCTGGAGGAAGTCGAGTATCTGCGCGCCAAATACGGCCCCGATTTGCCGCTTCTGAGCACCCTCGGTTACGCCGAGTTGGGGGCGTACCTGGAGGAGCGATGGGATCTGGCGGAGGCGCTCCAGCAGATCGTCGTGCATACCCGCCAGTTCGCCAAGCGCCAGATGACCTGGTTTCGCGCCGAGCCCGATGTTCATTGGCTCGATGAATCGGCAGGACGGCAGACACTTGAACAACAGAGTATCGAACAGGTTGAGCGCTTTCTTGCCGGTTGA
- a CDS encoding DUF1995 family protein gives MICPLPETFEQALLQAQRSVRNALEAGRTRLQVEIQTGRKSATAITRPLLDVLPQPLLAVSGTGIADYAYTLWGETPYKLLNISEREFIGNSWRSLVLMDASSIDVDEVQIYAERARVGDKVLMMVNNWPEGPGLTGVGRGKESTRNAFRGSVEVAYFLQAFRYRPVVLFRRFPEPWQLWERKEDRFILVRESQAIFTPRELAAFNERMGPLQAVERFFKGPSFFDNW, from the coding sequence ATGATCTGTCCTCTGCCCGAAACGTTCGAACAAGCCCTCCTACAGGCCCAGCGCTCGGTGCGCAATGCCCTCGAAGCCGGACGCACCCGACTGCAGGTCGAAATCCAGACCGGCCGCAAATCGGCCACTGCGATCACCCGGCCCCTGCTCGATGTGCTGCCCCAGCCGCTTTTGGCCGTCTCGGGCACGGGGATCGCCGATTATGCCTACACGCTCTGGGGGGAGACCCCCTACAAACTGCTCAACATCAGCGAGCGCGAATTTATCGGCAACAGCTGGCGGTCGCTGGTGCTCATGGACGCCAGTTCGATCGACGTCGACGAAGTCCAGATCTACGCCGAGCGGGCCAGGGTCGGGGACAAAGTGCTGATGATGGTCAACAACTGGCCCGAGGGTCCGGGGCTTACCGGCGTCGGCCGGGGCAAAGAATCGACGCGCAACGCCTTTCGCGGTAGCGTCGAGGTGGCTTACTTTCTGCAGGCCTTTCGCTACCGGCCGGTGGTGCTGTTTCGCCGCTTCCCGGAGCCGTGGCAACTCTGGGAGCGCAAGGAGGACAGGTTCATCCTGGTGCGCGAATCGCAGGCGATTTTTACCCCCAGGGAACTGGCTGCCTTCAACGAGCGAATGGGTCCCCTGCAGGCGGTGGAACGTTTTTTTAAAGGACCGAGCTTTTTTGACAATTGGTGA
- a CDS encoding Uma2 family endonuclease — MVSQPSTFACALPDHTQLPESDGTFVKNFQEHPQSVLLTDSIRPRLAELHPNGHYAIGQDCGIYWRLTEPPERGAEAPDWFYVPDVVPLPPGQYRRSYVLWQELIPPLIVLEFASGDGIEERDTTPYTGKFWIYERVIRPAYYGIYEVQKAAVEVYELVAGRYRRLPPNLHGHFPIALMGVELGIWQGRYMDVELPWLRWWDADGQLLLCGWEQVERLEQRAELAEQRSAALAQKLRELGVDPDQP, encoded by the coding sequence ATGGTCAGCCAGCCTTCCACATTCGCTTGCGCCCTGCCCGACCACACCCAGCTCCCGGAGTCGGACGGCACCTTCGTGAAAAATTTTCAGGAGCACCCCCAGAGCGTCCTGCTCACCGACAGCATTCGCCCCCGCCTGGCGGAACTGCACCCGAACGGGCACTACGCCATTGGACAGGACTGCGGCATCTACTGGCGGCTGACCGAGCCGCCGGAGCGGGGAGCGGAGGCTCCCGACTGGTTTTACGTGCCGGATGTGGTGCCGTTGCCGCCGGGGCAGTACCGGCGTTCTTACGTGCTGTGGCAGGAACTCATCCCACCGCTGATTGTGCTCGAATTTGCTTCCGGCGACGGCATCGAGGAAAGAGACACCACCCCTTACACCGGCAAGTTCTGGATCTACGAGCGGGTGATCCGACCGGCCTACTACGGCATCTACGAAGTTCAAAAAGCCGCCGTCGAAGTCTACGAATTGGTGGCGGGCCGCTACCGGCGCTTGCCGCCCAACCTGCACGGTCACTTTCCGATTGCGTTGATGGGCGTGGAGTTGGGAATCTGGCAAGGGCGCTACATGGATGTGGAGTTACCCTGGTTGCGCTGGTGGGACGCGGATGGGCAATTGCTGCTGTGCGGCTGGGAGCAGGTGGAGCGCCTTGAGCAGCGCGCCGAACTTGCCGAGCAACGCTCCGCGGCCCTCGCCCAAAAACTGCGCGAGCTGGGTGTGGATCCGGACCAACCGTAG